The Microtus pennsylvanicus isolate mMicPen1 chromosome 5, mMicPen1.hap1, whole genome shotgun sequence DNA segment aacagaggcaatgacctaCATGAGTGTTAGGGTCTCAATTCTCTCTTATCTTTGTGCTTGCATAGCAAGAACTTTTAACCAACAAGCCATGTTTCTAGCCCTAACATTTATGGCTAGTAATGAAATTATGATAGTTCAGTGGCCTGGTAATGAAGCTGACCTTAAACAATGTACTCTTTGGGTTATGGTGGTTTTTCCTAGGACTTTTTAAAGAGATTTCTAAATATGATCTATAGTTCCCTGTTGTTTGCTAGAAATATACCATTACTTCTTACTTCATAGATTTCTGATGCCTATTGTCAGGGGCCTATCCTGATCACTGATGGATTTCAGAGAGGAGGccagtgtggtgatattttgtttatgttttaacaaataaacctTACCTGAGTATCAGAGTGCAAAGCAATCCATACTAGCTTTATGGCtatagaggccaggtagtggtggcacacacctttaagttCAGCATGtaggatcccatgcctttaatcccagcactagggagaagaAATAGGAGTGACATAATGGATCaaagagaggaatgtaaggtgggAAGAGTCTGAGGAGTCGTGCAGTCTGCGGTTTGGTAGAGACAGACAGTTTGAAGACAGGATCACGACTTTGGTCTGAACATtggtagaaataaaaatactCCATAGTAGTTGACTACttggcttctctgatcttcatcattaacccctatatctgactcttggatttttattattaaggccaaCTAAAATTCATCTGTAGGCAAAGAGTAAGAGAATGAGTGAGACAGGCCATTACTGGTGGCAAGAATCTTGAAACCTAACTAACTAGCAGTCAGaattcttctttatttatgtaGAATTCAGTAAGCAGGGATAGAGTCATGGTGTTCCAAAACATATACCATATCATTTTTTATTCTGGACACATGTTATCTTTATCTCTTGCACATCTGGGATCATAAGTATACTCATCATTAATAATCTGCGATAAAACAGTTATCTTTTACAATCATTTATCCCAAGTTTAGTCATCATTGATAAACAGACTTATTATCCATAATCATTTTTACTCACAAATCCCGTAACccaaatttaagattttttttggaAATAAGACAGCCTATTCTCAGGCTGGTAAATATTGTGATTTCAAGGATGCTAGACAGAAGAAAAATCTCCAAGCCAATCCATGCAGATTGCCATATTTACAGCAAAAAAAAGagatcaaaataaaagaaaaaggaacttcACTTGTTAGATATTCATTCAAGAAAATTGAGCATTCTCAGCATCAAAGCCGAGAAGTCATTGGATATACACTATCTTATGCCAGTGTTTTCCTCTCTTCGGTGAAAGAATTTTACCATCTTCAACACCACATGTGAAGGAAGCATATTTTTTTCCATgtaactaatttatttatttattttaaatttatttatttgtttgtttatttattaaagatttctgcctcctcccctccacctcctcccatttccctctccctcccccaatcaagtccccctccctcatcaacccgaagagcaatcagggtaccttgccctgtgggaagtccaaggacctcccacctcctttcaggtctagttaggtgagcatccaaactgcctaggctcccacaaagccagtacgtgcagtaggatcaaaacccattgccattgttcttgagttctcagtagtcctcattgtccgctgtgttcagcgagtccagttttatcccaggcttttccatacccaggccagctggtcttggtgagttcctgatagaacatccccaaaacactatcctgagtgaggtaagccagacccaaaaagaggaaaatgggatgtactcactcataattggtttctagccataaataaagggcattgggcctataattcgtgatcctagagaagctaaataagaaggtgaacccaaagaaaaacatatagtcatcctcctggatattaaccttcatcaggcgatgaaaggagacagagacagagacccacattggagcaccggactgaaatcccaaggtccaaatcaggagcaggagagagagcacgagcaaggaactcaggaccatgaggggtgcacccacacactgaaggAAGCATATTCTAACAGACATTTATTCTGTTAGATCAAGCTCACACATATGGAAGCTTCCATGGATACAATTCTTTGTATACTCCATTGGAAAATTATCTTCCCATCAAACGTATTACTATACAGTTTAACAGAAaccaaattcattttcttttccttttcttttcttttttttggattttcaagacaggttttctccatagcttttggctcctgtcctggaactagctcttgtagaccaggctggccttgaactcacaaagatccgcctgcctctgtctcccaagtgctgggattaaaggtgtgggccaccaccgctcggtctattttcttttaaataattatttaactgaaaaaaatagcTTGCCAATAAGTACTAGAACAGTAATGATAATCTCTCCAAGTAGATGGATCAGAGCTTGTGTACAGGACAGTAGAATATTCAACCTGAGGTCACATAGTAcgtaaaatacatttaaatccTCAAAGGTATGTTTATTCTGAAAGAATGTTGAAAACATATATTAAGTTttcaaaagtaatatttttatcatttgagaAGTTTCAGATactaaaatatagaataaaacagGGTTGGTAAATTTATGGTTAAAGTGTCAGTTGTGTTAAAGCTTATAAAGAGCATCAAGATGTCATTGGATACGTTAAATTATTGATGACACTTTCTACAAATTGCAAGCTAGTCCTTTTAAACAAAACGATTATATTGaacttatttatataaaatcatttcaAACAAAATCATTATgctaaaaagttatttattttaagaattcatTGGAATGCAAAGAGTAAGCAAATGAAACATAGGAATAAGAAACTACATTTCAGGTACAGAAAACTATGTTAATATTTCTGGAATCTAGCTGACTGCTAAGCAGGCTGTTAAAGCTCTGTCATAAAGTATAAAGTATGTGTATATTGTACTCCATacgttgtttttatttgtggctTTAAATAAGTGTATATTGAATTAcaaaattttgaatttatttatttttgcaatgcattttattatattataaacaCTGTCACCTTGTTACCTTCACCTTCCTTCTACAGGTTTTCAGATATCCTCCTTTCTaatttcatgtcttttctttCAGATTATATCCCTACATGTGAAAGAAATCATTCAGTACTTGCCTTTATAACCCTTAATTGTGTCATATAGTATGATGAGCTCCAGTAAATTCCACTTTCCTGAAAATGATAttatataattcattttaaacataaaaatattccattgtcacagggtttgatcctacttcatgttctggatttgtgggagcctagcccgttaggatgttcaccttcctagacatggactgaggggggaggacctagggcagggaaccctgactgctctttggtctggagagggagggggagaggagtggtgggaggggaagaagggcgggaggagggggagggaaatgggaggctgggaggaggtggaaatttttttttctttttcccaataaaattttttaaaaaaatattctattgtATACATATAGCAAATATTCTTTACATGTTTCATCATCATGACATACCTCCAATTGGTCCGTAACTTGGATATTGGGAATAGTGCTGTAGTAAATAAGAGTGGGGAGATATTTCTGTAGTGTGCTATTAATATTTATCTGAGAATAAACAGAAAAGTGTTATAAACAGAATTATGTGGTGGGcccattattttataaaattaatgatttttttaaattattagacCCCCCACTTGATGGGTTTTATTATGCAGTTctataaatactttattttgatgtttattcTGTAGTTCTCTTGCCATTCCCAGACTCTTTTCATTATTATGGCttttgtatttccatatgaattttagagttctttttcttattctgtataGAGTCATTGATGTTTTGGTGATAATGCACTGAATCAATAAACCACTTTTGACAATATGGGCAAGAAATAAATTCTTGTTTTCTTAAGGTACTATAAATACAAAGGCTTTATCTCAGTAGTGCACAGTAATATAACTCAACTAAAACTAGGACTATGGAAGATAAATCCAGAgcatgtctgttttgtgtgtgagagatgcCTTTTAATTATTTCGTCTgccttgtatatttttatatattgtttttgaCATTTACAATTTTAAGCATTTCATATGGACGAATAAACAAATACATCAAATATTTCATCACTTCTTTCATATTTTAGGCTAAAAATACATTTCCCTAAGCGTCAATTATGTTACTAAACCTAGAAAACTTGAGCATGTTAATGGGGACAGACAAAACCCAAGAAGCCTCAACTCTTACACCTGGAAGAACTATAAATATCTAAGCAGTGTTGAGAGTTGAAGAAATAGTTTTGTACAGGGAAAAGCACAACAATTTGTTATCTAATATCAAATGAGcagtcctgaaaacacacataaaagtaacattacACAACCAAgcaagccatgaatttgaaagacaagCAAGGAGGAAAATATGGAAGAGTgttaaaggagaaaatggaaaagagagatTATacaattgtattataatctcaaaaataaaacaaactttagaaatgaaatatatatatatatatatataatctccaaACATGtattgagaaagaaacaaaaggtttTGAGTTAATCGTGACATTAGATATATCTAAAACTGTTTTATAATTCATGAAATACAGTGCACATTCATCTTGCCTACAAGTTCATCAATTGTTCTACCATCAGAGATTTAATAAGTGTTTTTCAAAGATATATAAGGTATTACTTTCACTGTAGACTTTCTTCTCACACACATTAAGATGCACTTTCCAGTGTTATGATTTGTTCCAGTGGTACAAACTTGATTCAAAAATACAGTTCATTTGTTCAAGTTTCATACTAATCTCTCATGTAAGCATggcctgcttttctttcctttagtttTCTAAGTTTTCCATTTTAATTCCTGGAATATTTTTTCCTAATAATGTGTCAGTCTTGGAAGAAGGCTTCACACAATTATGAAAATGGTGCTCTTTGGAGTGCTTGGTGATACTGATTTGACAGTTCACTATGAATTCTCATACTTTATTCTGTGCCTATTTAAATAGGTTAATCAGTAAGTTCCTCAGAAATTTTGATAACAAGAAAATAGATTGGCAATCACTGAACTGCTTCCTTCAGGAAGATGGAACATATGAGACAAGATGAATTGGCAAAGCAATTTGCTCCTTCTGTGGTTTTGTATGATGATATATTAAGGCTCAGTCCCATAGGAACAGTTTCCCCAAGATGTCTTCTCCTGCTGGTTCAAAAGAATAGTCAGTCACCATATTTTATGTCCTGTCTCTTGCAGGTAGAACCGAGAACTTATTaagccctctctctcttcacattgAAGGTAAGAGAAGTCTTTTTCCTCCGTTGATATGCAAACTATTGATTCTGTTAGAAAACTGAGGTTCTTGTGAATACATTCTAGGATGTCAGAAATACTTTAGCCCAGGACTCAGTGTTCCTCTGAATTCTCTTCACAGTCTAGTTATTTTCACTTAATATTAATAACCAATCTTTAATAAATGTTAATATAGTCAATGTTTAAAGTTGGTAATTTTCAATTTATTAGAAATCTTGTCTTCTTTGGGTCCATCTAATCCTCTTCTGCTAAGTGGATAGTGTTAATGGAATACCTAaaggagatacaaaaaaaatgagagaagaaaatgggcattACCCACCTTCATGGGTTTTATACATCAAGTCAAGTGTTTGTAATCCCATGTTTGAATAAGCCCCAAACTATTAGGTTAATATTAGTATTTATATCTTTAagcaagaggaaaaagaaaattttgtgaGATAGACTTCTCAAGGGATTATGCTGTTAAGGGTCTAACTTGGGCTTCTGAATATTAAATGTATGATCTATTTTTTATGTAACACTAACTAGACACTAGCAGTATGCTGTTCTAATGCAGATTAATGGGTTCTCATGAATGTGCACAGAAAACCTTTCTCATGTAATTCCTGGTTAATGATGTTGTGCTTTCTGTAGATATAAGACAGGGAGGAACATTTAACTTGTGACACACATCAAACCCATGGtgttaaatgtattaaaaataaatgggaaagaaTATTTGACACTAAAGGAATAGTAAAAGTGTCTGAAgtatttctgtaaagaaaataTACCATTGTTTAAAAGAGCTAGAATAGATAGAATTCACATAGAGGCCAGTTTCAGCTAAGCACAGAATTTAATTTCAGACAATACTTCCTTCCAATACTTAATCAAGAATTAGAAATTTAGTGGATTTATTGCCTATTGAAAATATTCTTATGTGCttaaattttaatcttttcttaaGTTCATGTATCTGGTGAAAACTACACAAGGTAGTTTATGATGTCCCTGTCAACACTAAGAATTCATGACCTCACATAGTTCCCATGTGAATATTTAGTTAATTGTACTATTAAGAAGATACAATTTTGCTGAATTTCAATAACCTTCTCAGAACTCATCATGCTAGGACGAATTTCAAGGCCTTCCATAATCAGACAGGTGTTAGGCTACCTTTAGATGTTTGGTTATGTAAACACCAAAATACTAAATACTTaagtaataaaatgttttcatagtGCAGTTCAAGTATAGGATATAAGTTATTTTAATAAGCATACTGAAAATATTTCACTATGAAATAatctcaaaattataaaaattataaaattataaaattataattttccaaagaatatttatctataaaatgcgagggagggggaggggagtggaggatggggtgtggggggagggggaggaaaaggaggcagggaggaggcagatattaataaaaaaaagataaagaagcagaaaaaatcTGAAGACATTtcacataaaaattattaaaataaattcattgttGGTAAGCTTCAAAAAATGGGtaattattatgtataaatatatttatcatttttcatGTTGTCATAGAAAGGTATTAATAATGCAGGTGTTTATCCTTGAAACTACAGATGGTTAAGAGATCATGTTTTATAGATTCTGATAGATATTTCACATTAATATCCCTCTTAAATTCCTAATACTATTGACTTATGTATAATTATCATACACATATTTCaagtaaagaaaattgaaattcaGAGAGGTTCCAAATTTCCTGGCATTGTAGTGCCAGTTAATAGAATTGCACATGTCATCTTATGCACAATTAGCATGAATTTTGTATTCACACTTAACCCTTCCTCTTTACTCTGTCTTGAAACAGAGTGCTAAGTGTCATGAGAAATTATTTCAAGCATTTTGaaactcagagaagaaaaaggaatgaagcaATGACCATTCCTTACCTTTAAGAATAGCATAGAGAGCCATCCATGACTAAGGTATATGAGACAGTAGCATTGCTTTCTGCAAATGATATTTCTGCTGAGAAAGGGCATTTGGAAAGAGATTTCTTTAACAGAACTTACTGACTAATGGCTAATATTAAAGTTGGGTAATTTGAATTAACATTACAGGATACCTTTCTTCAGCCTTCCTAATTATAGATttaagaaaagaagcagaaacagtATTCTTTAGAACTGTCAATATTCGCTGAAATTTTGAGGTCACTTTatattctttgctttgctttgacttTTTAGGAAAGGACAACACCCCTGTTTCAATCTCACATTTTCTCTTGGAAAGCAAAGGTAAATGTGGGAAAGGATACTAGTTATGCTTTCTAAAACCCTGTGTAAAGTCAAAGAATATTTTTCAAGGGTATTCAATAGTTTTGTTCGTGTTTTTCCTGTTAGAATGGAACCTAAGATAAAATAGGGTTGTACTGGTGTCATTGCTGTCCTAATTGGATAAGCCTAGATAAAGCAAAAAAATGTACACCATGATCTGCATCTTATTTGTACCACTGCCAAGTCTAACTTGAACAATAATTTGTCCATGATCACTTCTCTTATAATTCCTttattgcttctttctttccttaaatttctattttacaaTAATCTGTGAATATGACATTGACATGTCACTGAACTAAGGACAAtgaaatacatacacaaataaattaaatctATAGTGAATAAGTGTATGAAAGAATAAATTGGAGTAATTCTTTCCTAACACACTTGAATTGGTTTGACTAATTAGTTCTATGATGCTTACTAATGAATTTACTGAAAGAATTTAATTGCTGCTCCATGCCTTCTGAAAATACCTTTGTGTATCCAATACATTTGCTCTGATGCTCTTGCTTAATAATATCTCACTACCAAACTGAAGATAAAAATTAACATGTGGATTTTCGGGAGAacctatttcataaaaataaaaattaaaagatgaagTATTTACCTGTTGTGCACTTAAATATAGATTTTAttagtaaagtaaaaataattgtCTATAAGGTAAATTAGAAATCTGACAGGTATTTTTCCACACTGAAGAGAACACCTGTGGATTCAATGACCTGGGAGAACCACTCAGTACTGATGGAGTTTGTGTTCCTGGCTTATCCCAAAGTCCAAGAATTACGTACCCTCTGCTTCACTGGAATCAGCCTGGCTTATGCACTAATCATCTCTGGGAATATCCTCATTGTGATCTCCATCCAGACAGAATCCCGCCTACATACACCCATGTACTATTTCCTGGGTAGCCTCTCAGGGATAGAACTATGCTACACTGCAGTGGTGGTACCACACATGCTGGTCAACACCCTACAGTCAGAGAACACTATCACTTTGTTGAGCTGTGCTACTCAGATGGTTTTTCTCATTGGACTTGGCAGTGCTGACTGCTTCCTCTTGGCTATCATGGCTTACGACAGATATGTTGCCATCTGTCTTCCCTTGCAATACCCTCTCATCATGACTGTAACTATTTGCATTCGCTTGGTTGTGGCTTCTGTGGTCATTGGCTTGTTCCTGTCCTTACAGCTTGTGGTCTTCATCTTCTGTCTTCCATTCTGTCAGAACAGGGAAATAGAGCACTTCTTTTGTGATGTCCCACCAGTCATGCGTCTTGTGTGTGCCACAGGTCATATCCATGAGCTCTCTGTGCTAGTGGCAGCCACACTAGCCATTGCTGTacctttctttttcattgctaCCACCTATGCCTTGATAGTGAATGCTGTACTCAAACTCCACTCAGCATCTGGTCGCCACAGGGCCTTCAACACCTGCTCCTCTCACCTCACTGTGGTGCTGTTGCAGTATGGCTGCTGTGCCTTCATGTACCTGCGCCCCAACTCCAACTACCACCCCAAGCAAGATCAGTTCATCTCTCTCGTGTACATACTGGGAACCCCATTCCTCAACCCCCTCATCTACACTCTGAGGAACAGTGAGATGAAAGGGGCCATAGGGAAAATATTACCAGGAATTATCTTTCCCAAAAACTCATATGATAGGAAAAACCCAATATAACAAAATTTAGTCTTAGCTAAATCAAATCCCTGTGTCTCTACAAAAGTATTGTCTTAACTGATTTAGAAATGATGTCCCTAAAAAGCAAGGAACCTAAATTACAAAAATGTTCCATTCATATGATGACATTCTTCACTATGTGCTAGTTTTAGACTGGGTGATTAGTTTATATGATTATTTGTAGATAAGCACAAAATATTGGTACTAGTAAAGTATATGACATTATATAGCTAGATAGATAGTATACAGTAGTTGCTTATTCCATTAGTTTTAGataaaatggtaaaaataatGGGCTTGTctgcagtacttgggagtcagggAATGTAAAATCAGTTAATCCTTTTGACTGCAAGAGGCCATTATCATAAAGACAcctaaaaagtaagaaaaggtacacagtttatttaaaaaaaaaacaatga contains these protein-coding regions:
- the LOC142851132 gene encoding LOW QUALITY PROTEIN: olfactory receptor 10W1-like (The sequence of the model RefSeq protein was modified relative to this genomic sequence to represent the inferred CDS: inserted 1 base in 1 codon) codes for the protein MTWENHSVLMEFVFLAYPKVQELRTLCFTGISLAYALIISGNILIVISIQTESRLHTPMYYFLGSLSGIELCYTAVVVPHMLVNTLQSENTITLLSCATQMVFLIGLGSADCFLLAIMAYDRYVAICLPLQYPLIMTVTICIRLVVASVVIGLFLSLQLVVFIFCLPFCQNREIEHFFCDVPPVMRLVCATGHIHELSVLVAATLAIAVPFFFIATTYALIVNAVLKLHSASGRHRAFNTCSSHLTVVLLQYGCCAFMYLRPNSNYHPKQDQFISLVYILGTPFLNPLIYTLRNSEMKGAIGKIXTRNYLSQKLI